One genomic segment of Ricinus communis isolate WT05 ecotype wild-type chromosome 5, ASM1957865v1, whole genome shotgun sequence includes these proteins:
- the LOC8284234 gene encoding glucose-6-phosphate/phosphate translocator 2, chloroplastic: MNAMISSLNYTHTTFISSDFLPRKTSLLKPQFSPLPIIHNSHRNQIFNSSLSSDKPLHISSLENFTFSKKNQSRDSLTVCNAYEADRSRPLDINIELPDEQAAQKIKIGVYFATWWALNVVFNIYNKKVLNAFPYPWLTSTLSLACGSLMMLISWATKVADAPKTDFEFWKTLFPVAVAHTIGHVAATVSMSKVAVSFTHIIKSGEPAFSVLVSRFLLGQTFPLPVFLSLLPIIGGCALSALTELNFNKTGFMGAMISNLAFVFRNIFSKKGMNGKSVSGMNYYACLSMLSLLILTPFAIAMEGPQMWAAGWQNAVAQIGPNFVWWVAAQSIFYHLYNQVSYMSLDQISPLTFSIGNTMKRISVIVSSIIIFHTPVQPVNALGAAIAILGTFLYSQAKQ; this comes from the exons ATGAACGCCATGATCTCTTCATTAAATTACACCCACACTACTTTCATTTCATCTGATTTCCTACCCAGAAAGACTTCACTTCTTAAACCTCAATTCTCTCCGCTACCCATTATCCATAATTCCCATAGAAACCAAATCTTTAACTCTTCACTTTCTTCAGATAAGCCACTTCACATTTCTTCACTCGAGAACTTCACATTTTCCAAGAAAAACCAAAGCAGGGACTCATTAACCGTCTGTAATGCCTATGAGGCTGACCGGTCACGGCCGCTGGACATTAACATTGAGCTTCCTGATGAGCAGGCTGCACAAAAGATCAAGATTGGGGTATATTTTGCAACTTGGTGGGCTTTGAATGTTGTATTCAATATTTACAACAAGAAAGTGTTGAATGCCTTTCCTTACCCTTGGCTCACTTCTACTCTCTCTCTTGCTTGTGGGTCTCTTATGATGCTCATTTCTTGGGCTACTAAAGTTGCTGATGCACCCAAAACTGATTTTGAGTTTTGGAAGACTCTGTTTCCT GTTGCAGTGGCTCATACAATTGGTCATGTGGCTGCTACTGTGAGTATGTCTAAAGTTGCAGTCTCTTTCACTCACATTATTAAGAGTGGTGAGCCTGCTTTTAGTGTTTTGGTGTCAAGGTTTCTTTTGGGTCAGACATTCCCTTTGCCAGTTTTTCTATCACTTCTACCAATTATTGGAGGCTGTGCTTTATCAGCTCTCACTGAGCTCAATTTTAACAAGACTG GGTTTATGGGGGCTATGATATCCAATTTGGCATTTGTTTTCCGAAACATATTCTCGAAGAAGGGGATGAATGGGAAGTCTGTTAGTGGGATGAACTACTATGCTTGTTTATCTATGTTGTCTCTGTTGATCCTCACCCCTTTTGCAATCGCTATGGAGGGGCCTCAGATGTGGGCTGCCGGCTGGCAGAATGCTGTTGCACAAATTGGACCCAATTTTGTTTG GTGGGTGGCAGCGCAGAGTATTTTCTACCACTTGTATAATCAAGTTTCCTACATGTCTCTTGATCAGATCTCTCCATTGACATTTAGCATAGGAAATACAATGAAGCGGATTTCAGTGATAGTTTCCTCCATCATTATCTTCCACACCCCTGTCCAACCTGTCAATGCCCTTGGAGCTGCCATTGCAATTCTTGGCACTTTCCTGTATTCACAG GCAAAGCAGTAA
- the LOC8284233 gene encoding beta-glucosidase 47 isoform X2, giving the protein MFGSCHGLYVCYQMLHALVASRQAYSSFLFGTASSSYQFEGAYLSDGKGLNNWDNFTHEPGNILDGTNGDISADHYHRYLEDMNLMEDIGVNSYRFSISWARVLPKGRFGHINQAGIHHYNKFIDALLRKGIQPFVSLTHFDIPQELADRYGSWLSPEVLEDFKYYADVCFRSFGNRVKYWTTFNEPNVAVIRGYRSGIFPPAHCSGSFGNCSSGDSDREPFIAAHNMILSHAAAVDVYRTKYQKEQGGCIGIVMNAIWYEPISNSLEDKLAVERAQAFYLYWFLDPIILGKYPSEMHEILGVDLPAFSNHELEKLKSALDFIGINHYSSFYIKDCIFSVCNQGPGITKAEGFALRTAEKDGFFIGEPTSIDWLYIYPKGMENIVTYIKERYNNIPMFITENGFGEKENHSTSMNFLLNDVKRVEYLSSYLESLETAVRKGADIRGYFAWSLLDNFEWRDGYTVRFGLYHVDFSTLKRTQKLSATWYKDYISTHRANNSCI; this is encoded by the exons ATGTTTGGTTCTTGTCATGGGTTATATGTATGTTACCAAATGCTACATGCTTTAGTGGCAAGCAGACAAGCATATAGCAG CTTTCTCTTTGGAACTGCATCTTCTTCTTACCAG TTTGAAGGAGCTTACTTAAGTGATGGCAAAGGCCTCAACAATTGGGACAATTTCACTCACGAGCCTG GTAATATCTTAGATGGAACCAATGGAGACATCTCTGCGGATCATTATCACCGATATCTG GAAGATATGAATCTCATGGAAGATATTGGAGTCAACAGCTATCGTTTCTCCATATCATGGGCAAGAGTCCTACCTA AGGGGAGATTTGGACATATAAACCAGGCTGGAATCCATCATTATAACAAGTTTATCGATGCCCTTCTTCGTAAAG GGATTCAACCTTTTGTTTCGTTGACCCACTTTGACATTCCTCAGGAACTCGCGGATAGATATGGATCTTGGCTAAGTCCTGAAGTGCT GGAAGACTTCAAATATTATGCAGACGTATGTTTCAGATCCTTTGGCAACAGAGTTAAATACTGGACCACCTTCAATGAGCCCAATGTTGCAGTAATTCGTGGTTATAGATCAGGGATTTTTCCACCAGCTCATTGCTCCGGCTCATTTGGGAACTGTAGCAGTGGAGATTCAGACAGAGAACCTTTTATCGCAGCCCATAACATGATCCTATCACATGCAGCTGCTGTTGATGTTTACAGAACTAAATACCAG AAAGAACAAGGTGGCTGCATAGGAATTGTTATGAATGCCATATGGTATGAACCCATCAGCAATTCTTTAGAAGACAAATTAGCAGTTGAGAGAGCTCAAGCTTTCTATTTGTACTG GTTCCTAGACCCAATTATACTAGGAAAATATCCTTCAGAAATGCATGAAATTTTAGGAGTTGATTTGCCTGCATTTTCAAACCATGAACTGGAGAAGCTGAAGAGTGCACTGGACTTCATCGGCATAAATCATTATAGTAGTTTTTACATAAAGGACTGCATATTTTCTGTCTGCAACCAAGGTCCAGGAATAACAAAAGCAGAAGGTTTTGCTTTGCGGACTGCAGAAAAGGACGGTTTCTTCATTGGCGAACCT ACCTCAATTGACTGGCTATACATTTATCCAAAAGGAATGGAAAATATAGTGAcatacataaaagaaagatacAACAACATACCAATGTTCATCACAGAAAATG GATTTGGTGAGAAGGAAAATCATAGTACCAGCATGAATTTTTTACTCAATGATGTCAAGAGAGTGGAGTATCTGAGCAGCTACTTGGAGTCTCTCGAAACGGCAGTGAG GAAAGGAGCAGATATACGAGGGTACTTTGCCTGGTCATTGCTTGACAACTTTGAGTGGAGAGATGGATATACAGTAAGGTTTGGGCTTTACCATGTCGATTTTTCCACTCTCAAGAGAACCCAAAAACTATCAGCAACTTGGTACAAGGACTATATATCCACCCATAGGGCTAACAATAGCTGCATCTGA
- the LOC8284233 gene encoding beta-glucosidase 47 isoform X1 codes for MEFWLVYYIFLLFEVWLSIFMISCHSISLNASPFPSSFLFGTASSSYQFEGAYLSDGKGLNNWDNFTHEPGNILDGTNGDISADHYHRYLEDMNLMEDIGVNSYRFSISWARVLPKGRFGHINQAGIHHYNKFIDALLRKGIQPFVSLTHFDIPQELADRYGSWLSPEVLEDFKYYADVCFRSFGNRVKYWTTFNEPNVAVIRGYRSGIFPPAHCSGSFGNCSSGDSDREPFIAAHNMILSHAAAVDVYRTKYQKEQGGCIGIVMNAIWYEPISNSLEDKLAVERAQAFYLYWFLDPIILGKYPSEMHEILGVDLPAFSNHELEKLKSALDFIGINHYSSFYIKDCIFSVCNQGPGITKAEGFALRTAEKDGFFIGEPTSIDWLYIYPKGMENIVTYIKERYNNIPMFITENGFGEKENHSTSMNFLLNDVKRVEYLSSYLESLETAVRKGADIRGYFAWSLLDNFEWRDGYTVRFGLYHVDFSTLKRTQKLSATWYKDYISTHRANNSCI; via the exons ATGGAGTTTTGgttagtttattatattttcttgctGTTTGAGGTTTGGCTATCAATTTTTATGATATCATGCCATTCCATCTCTCTGAATGCTTCTCCATTTCCAAGCAGCTTTCTCTTTGGAACTGCATCTTCTTCTTACCAG TTTGAAGGAGCTTACTTAAGTGATGGCAAAGGCCTCAACAATTGGGACAATTTCACTCACGAGCCTG GTAATATCTTAGATGGAACCAATGGAGACATCTCTGCGGATCATTATCACCGATATCTG GAAGATATGAATCTCATGGAAGATATTGGAGTCAACAGCTATCGTTTCTCCATATCATGGGCAAGAGTCCTACCTA AGGGGAGATTTGGACATATAAACCAGGCTGGAATCCATCATTATAACAAGTTTATCGATGCCCTTCTTCGTAAAG GGATTCAACCTTTTGTTTCGTTGACCCACTTTGACATTCCTCAGGAACTCGCGGATAGATATGGATCTTGGCTAAGTCCTGAAGTGCT GGAAGACTTCAAATATTATGCAGACGTATGTTTCAGATCCTTTGGCAACAGAGTTAAATACTGGACCACCTTCAATGAGCCCAATGTTGCAGTAATTCGTGGTTATAGATCAGGGATTTTTCCACCAGCTCATTGCTCCGGCTCATTTGGGAACTGTAGCAGTGGAGATTCAGACAGAGAACCTTTTATCGCAGCCCATAACATGATCCTATCACATGCAGCTGCTGTTGATGTTTACAGAACTAAATACCAG AAAGAACAAGGTGGCTGCATAGGAATTGTTATGAATGCCATATGGTATGAACCCATCAGCAATTCTTTAGAAGACAAATTAGCAGTTGAGAGAGCTCAAGCTTTCTATTTGTACTG GTTCCTAGACCCAATTATACTAGGAAAATATCCTTCAGAAATGCATGAAATTTTAGGAGTTGATTTGCCTGCATTTTCAAACCATGAACTGGAGAAGCTGAAGAGTGCACTGGACTTCATCGGCATAAATCATTATAGTAGTTTTTACATAAAGGACTGCATATTTTCTGTCTGCAACCAAGGTCCAGGAATAACAAAAGCAGAAGGTTTTGCTTTGCGGACTGCAGAAAAGGACGGTTTCTTCATTGGCGAACCT ACCTCAATTGACTGGCTATACATTTATCCAAAAGGAATGGAAAATATAGTGAcatacataaaagaaagatacAACAACATACCAATGTTCATCACAGAAAATG GATTTGGTGAGAAGGAAAATCATAGTACCAGCATGAATTTTTTACTCAATGATGTCAAGAGAGTGGAGTATCTGAGCAGCTACTTGGAGTCTCTCGAAACGGCAGTGAG GAAAGGAGCAGATATACGAGGGTACTTTGCCTGGTCATTGCTTGACAACTTTGAGTGGAGAGATGGATATACAGTAAGGTTTGGGCTTTACCATGTCGATTTTTCCACTCTCAAGAGAACCCAAAAACTATCAGCAACTTGGTACAAGGACTATATATCCACCCATAGGGCTAACAATAGCTGCATCTGA
- the LOC8284233 gene encoding beta-glucosidase 47 isoform X3: MNLMEDIGVNSYRFSISWARVLPKGRFGHINQAGIHHYNKFIDALLRKGIQPFVSLTHFDIPQELADRYGSWLSPEVLEDFKYYADVCFRSFGNRVKYWTTFNEPNVAVIRGYRSGIFPPAHCSGSFGNCSSGDSDREPFIAAHNMILSHAAAVDVYRTKYQKEQGGCIGIVMNAIWYEPISNSLEDKLAVERAQAFYLYWFLDPIILGKYPSEMHEILGVDLPAFSNHELEKLKSALDFIGINHYSSFYIKDCIFSVCNQGPGITKAEGFALRTAEKDGFFIGEPTSIDWLYIYPKGMENIVTYIKERYNNIPMFITENGFGEKENHSTSMNFLLNDVKRVEYLSSYLESLETAVRKGADIRGYFAWSLLDNFEWRDGYTVRFGLYHVDFSTLKRTQKLSATWYKDYISTHRANNSCI, from the exons ATGAATCTCATGGAAGATATTGGAGTCAACAGCTATCGTTTCTCCATATCATGGGCAAGAGTCCTACCTA AGGGGAGATTTGGACATATAAACCAGGCTGGAATCCATCATTATAACAAGTTTATCGATGCCCTTCTTCGTAAAG GGATTCAACCTTTTGTTTCGTTGACCCACTTTGACATTCCTCAGGAACTCGCGGATAGATATGGATCTTGGCTAAGTCCTGAAGTGCT GGAAGACTTCAAATATTATGCAGACGTATGTTTCAGATCCTTTGGCAACAGAGTTAAATACTGGACCACCTTCAATGAGCCCAATGTTGCAGTAATTCGTGGTTATAGATCAGGGATTTTTCCACCAGCTCATTGCTCCGGCTCATTTGGGAACTGTAGCAGTGGAGATTCAGACAGAGAACCTTTTATCGCAGCCCATAACATGATCCTATCACATGCAGCTGCTGTTGATGTTTACAGAACTAAATACCAG AAAGAACAAGGTGGCTGCATAGGAATTGTTATGAATGCCATATGGTATGAACCCATCAGCAATTCTTTAGAAGACAAATTAGCAGTTGAGAGAGCTCAAGCTTTCTATTTGTACTG GTTCCTAGACCCAATTATACTAGGAAAATATCCTTCAGAAATGCATGAAATTTTAGGAGTTGATTTGCCTGCATTTTCAAACCATGAACTGGAGAAGCTGAAGAGTGCACTGGACTTCATCGGCATAAATCATTATAGTAGTTTTTACATAAAGGACTGCATATTTTCTGTCTGCAACCAAGGTCCAGGAATAACAAAAGCAGAAGGTTTTGCTTTGCGGACTGCAGAAAAGGACGGTTTCTTCATTGGCGAACCT ACCTCAATTGACTGGCTATACATTTATCCAAAAGGAATGGAAAATATAGTGAcatacataaaagaaagatacAACAACATACCAATGTTCATCACAGAAAATG GATTTGGTGAGAAGGAAAATCATAGTACCAGCATGAATTTTTTACTCAATGATGTCAAGAGAGTGGAGTATCTGAGCAGCTACTTGGAGTCTCTCGAAACGGCAGTGAG GAAAGGAGCAGATATACGAGGGTACTTTGCCTGGTCATTGCTTGACAACTTTGAGTGGAGAGATGGATATACAGTAAGGTTTGGGCTTTACCATGTCGATTTTTCCACTCTCAAGAGAACCCAAAAACTATCAGCAACTTGGTACAAGGACTATATATCCACCCATAGGGCTAACAATAGCTGCATCTGA